From the Martelella mediterranea DSM 17316 genome, one window contains:
- a CDS encoding circularly permuted type 2 ATP-grasp protein: MAEAKAEHSAERHRVEQDSEAEPAIAWNAGNYAPLPGIPDEMVDAEGKVRPVWQPFVNALSGMTTDELAERFSRADRYLRDAGVFYRAYDGQDDTRAWPFSHIPVIIDDDEWQELAEGLKQRADLLEAMMADFYGDNRLVAEGFIPPALVASNSEFLRPLVGVTPAGGNYLHFISFEVGRGPEGKWWVLSDRAQAPSGAGFALENRVAASRAFSGIYGDMHVRRVASFFGAFRDALQSGTYGGEGRFGVLTPGPANETYYEHAYIARYLGISLLEGEDLIVVNDRLMVRTVAGPMPVSVLWRRLDADFTDPLELNQHSRIGTPGMVSAIRAGNLTMVNALGSGIVETRALLAFLPALSRRLLNEDLKIPSIATWWCGQENERAHVAASLDQMLIGPAYSRQPFFDDSGLSFSGKRLGERRPGAVNRWLEKRGPWLVGQEAVKLSTAPAFINGKLEPHPFSLRVFAARTNDGWKLMPGGFARIGSSDDVAAIAMQAGGRAADVWVVSKTPVATPTLLTRESRVPRNHPANLPSRAADNLFWLGRYIERAEGNLRILRAWHGRFAEVDDRGQALLTRVEAYLDNAGLDLSEAALPKSLMRDIDSAVYSAGNIRDRFSPDGWLALNDLSKTASRFVDRVGPGDDAAHAITILLRKLAGFAGLVHENMYRSTGWRFLSIGRYLERGLHMTRLLGELSGEDAPDGAFDILLEIGDNVMTHRRHYNVNTDRLTITDLLALDPQNPRSVLFQLNQMLAEVEKLPSQGHMTQMSPLHRETMRVQSGLAVMTANSISIDYYATLERDFEALSDCLAQSYL, from the coding sequence ATGGCAGAGGCGAAAGCGGAGCATTCCGCTGAACGGCACAGGGTTGAACAGGATAGCGAGGCAGAGCCCGCGATCGCCTGGAACGCCGGCAATTATGCCCCCCTCCCCGGCATCCCCGACGAGATGGTCGATGCCGAGGGAAAGGTGCGCCCGGTCTGGCAACCCTTCGTCAACGCGCTGTCCGGCATGACCACCGACGAACTCGCCGAACGGTTCTCGCGCGCTGATCGCTATCTGCGCGACGCCGGCGTGTTCTACCGGGCCTATGACGGCCAGGACGATACCCGCGCATGGCCGTTCTCCCACATCCCCGTCATCATCGACGACGACGAATGGCAGGAGCTTGCCGAGGGGCTGAAACAGCGCGCCGACCTGCTGGAAGCGATGATGGCCGATTTCTACGGCGACAACCGGCTGGTTGCGGAAGGCTTTATCCCGCCGGCGCTGGTGGCCTCCAACAGCGAATTCCTGCGCCCGCTCGTCGGCGTCACGCCCGCTGGCGGCAATTACCTGCATTTCATTTCCTTCGAGGTCGGGCGCGGGCCGGAGGGCAAGTGGTGGGTGCTCTCCGATCGCGCCCAGGCCCCTTCCGGCGCCGGCTTCGCGCTCGAAAACCGGGTTGCCGCATCGCGCGCCTTTTCCGGCATTTACGGCGACATGCATGTGCGCCGCGTCGCCTCCTTCTTCGGCGCGTTTCGCGATGCGCTGCAGTCGGGAACCTATGGCGGCGAAGGCCGATTCGGGGTGCTGACCCCCGGCCCCGCCAACGAGACCTATTACGAACATGCCTATATCGCCCGCTATCTCGGCATCTCGCTGCTAGAGGGCGAGGACCTGATTGTGGTCAACGACCGGCTAATGGTGCGCACCGTCGCCGGGCCGATGCCCGTCAGCGTGCTGTGGCGGCGGCTTGATGCCGATTTCACCGATCCGCTGGAACTCAACCAGCATTCGCGCATCGGCACGCCCGGCATGGTCAGCGCCATCCGCGCCGGCAATCTCACCATGGTCAATGCGCTGGGCTCGGGCATTGTCGAAACCCGCGCGCTGCTCGCCTTCCTGCCGGCCCTTTCGCGCAGGCTTCTGAACGAGGACCTGAAAATCCCGTCGATCGCGACATGGTGGTGCGGGCAGGAGAACGAGCGCGCCCATGTCGCCGCCAGTCTCGACCAGATGCTGATCGGCCCTGCCTATTCCCGCCAGCCCTTCTTCGACGATTCCGGCCTGTCGTTTTCCGGCAAACGGCTTGGCGAGCGGCGGCCCGGCGCGGTGAACCGCTGGCTTGAAAAACGCGGGCCATGGCTTGTGGGCCAGGAGGCGGTGAAGCTCTCGACCGCGCCCGCCTTCATCAACGGCAAGCTGGAGCCGCACCCCTTCTCGCTGCGCGTCTTCGCCGCCCGCACCAATGACGGCTGGAAGCTGATGCCGGGCGGCTTTGCCCGTATCGGCTCCTCCGACGATGTTGCCGCGATCGCTATGCAGGCCGGCGGCAGGGCCGCCGACGTCTGGGTGGTGAGCAAGACGCCGGTCGCGACCCCGACGCTTCTGACCCGCGAAAGCAGGGTGCCGCGCAACCATCCCGCAAACCTGCCGAGCCGCGCCGCCGACAACCTGTTCTGGCTTGGTCGCTATATCGAGCGCGCGGAAGGCAATTTGCGCATCCTTAGGGCCTGGCACGGCCGGTTCGCCGAGGTCGACGACCGCGGACAGGCGCTGTTGACGCGGGTGGAAGCCTATCTCGATAACGCGGGCCTCGATCTTTCGGAGGCGGCGCTTCCCAAAAGCCTGATGCGCGATATCGACAGCGCGGTCTATTCCGCCGGCAATATCCGCGACCGGTTCTCGCCCGATGGCTGGCTGGCGCTGAACGACCTTTCCAAGACCGCCAGCCGCTTCGTCGACCGGGTCGGGCCGGGCGATGACGCCGCCCATGCGATCACGATCCTGCTGCGCAAGCTTGCGGGCTTCGCCGGTCTCGTCCACGAAAACATGTACCGCTCCACCGGGTGGCGGTTCCTGTCGATCGGCCGCTATCTCGAACGCGGCCTGCACATGACGCGCCTGCTCGGCGAGCTTTCCGGCGAAGACGCGCCCGACGGGGCCTTCGATATCCTGCTCGAAATCGGCGACAACGTCATGACCCACCGGCGTCACTACAACGTCAACACCGACCGGCTGACGATCACCGACCTCCTGGCGCTCGACCCGCAGAACCCGCGCTCCGTTCTGTTCCAGCTCAACCAGATGCTGGCCGAAGTCGAGAAACTGCCGAGCCAGGGCCACATGACCCAGATGTCGCCGCTTCACCGCGAGACCATGCGCGTCCAGTCCGGCCTTGCGGTGATGACCGCGAACTCCATCTCGATCGATTATTATGCGACGCTGGAGCGCGATTTCGAGGCGCTCTCCGACTGTCTCGCCCAAAGCTATCTGTGA
- a CDS encoding transglutaminase family protein: MLYDLSLKMEYHYDTPASLARHITRVLPLAATQRQRLIAGHVKFDPHPSEQRGFTDFFGHPAIATLIDPPHQSFAVTMKARVNVEPPRTTLAFSPELPRLREEYARILDLGRDSPHHFLSASPRIPHDLAIGAYGRESATPGMSVHQIAKAICARIHDDFAYDGEATTVDSTPIEAFHLRRGVCQDFSHVMISALRAIGIPAGYVSGYLRTIPPPGKPRLEGADAMHAWVRVWCGGALGWIELDPTNNIEAGSDHIVVAYGRDYADVVPVLGVMKTYGEHKATQAVDVVPVPETVR, translated from the coding sequence ATGCTCTACGATCTCTCGCTGAAGATGGAATATCACTACGACACGCCCGCCTCGCTCGCGCGCCACATCACCCGCGTTTTGCCGCTGGCCGCGACCCAGCGCCAGCGCCTGATCGCCGGCCACGTCAAGTTCGATCCGCATCCGAGTGAACAGCGCGGCTTCACCGATTTCTTCGGTCATCCGGCGATCGCGACGCTGATCGATCCGCCGCATCAGAGCTTCGCGGTCACGATGAAGGCGCGCGTCAACGTCGAGCCGCCGCGCACCACGCTCGCCTTTTCGCCGGAACTGCCGCGCCTTCGGGAAGAATATGCCCGCATTCTCGATCTCGGCCGGGATTCCCCGCATCATTTCCTGAGCGCCAGCCCGCGCATACCCCATGACCTTGCAATCGGCGCCTATGGCCGGGAAAGCGCCACGCCCGGCATGAGCGTTCACCAGATCGCCAAGGCGATCTGCGCGCGCATCCATGACGATTTCGCCTATGACGGCGAGGCGACGACGGTCGACAGCACGCCGATCGAGGCCTTTCACCTCAGACGCGGCGTCTGCCAGGATTTCTCACATGTGATGATTTCGGCGCTGAGGGCGATCGGCATTCCCGCCGGCTATGTCAGCGGTTATCTCCGCACCATTCCCCCGCCCGGCAAGCCGCGGCTGGAGGGCGCGGATGCGATGCATGCCTGGGTCCGGGTCTGGTGCGGCGGCGCGCTCGGCTGGATCGAACTCGACCCGACCAACAATATCGAGGCGGGATCGGATCACATCGTGGTCGCCTATGGCCGCGATTATGCCGACGTGGTGCCGGTTCTCGGCGTCATGAAAACCTATGGCGAGCACAAGGCGACCCAGGCGGTCGATGTCGTGCCGGTCCCCGAGACGGTGCGCTGA
- a CDS encoding glycogen/starch/alpha-glucan phosphorylase has protein sequence MNKVTNPDLPLPTPRSHDADELAASILEKLIYQVGKDTIVAKPHDWLRAVILAIRDRVTDKWMESTRKTYEAGSKRVYYLSLEFLIGRLLRDAISNLEMIDAINKALAKLDVNLVEIAGLEPDAALGNGGLGRLAACFMESMATVDVPAYGYGIRYVNGLFRQEIADGWQVELPENWLAHGNPWEFHRRESTYEINFGGKVDIIEEGGKEPRYVWKPAERMMAEAYDTPVVGWRAKRVNTLRLWSADAIDPILLDKFNAGDHIGALQESTKAETLTRVLYPADANPAGQELRLRQEYFFSSASLQDILRRHKQQFGDLSNLPEKVAIHLNDTHPAIAVIEMMRLLIDIHDIAFDEAWDMTVKTFAYTNHTLLPEALETWPVPLFERLFPRHMQLIYQINAKILLEARKQKGATDEAIRQISLIDEGGERRVRMGNIAFLGSHSINGVSALHTELMKETVFYNLHRIHPDRINNKTNGITPRRWLKECNPGLTRLIRDVIGDEFLDDTEKLKALDAFAEDSSFQERFDAVKRENKARLSNLIGERLGTRIDPSAIFDIQIKRIHEYKRQLLNIIEAVALYDQIRSHPEMDWVPRVKLFAGKAAPSYHNAKLIIKLANDVARVINSDPAVRGLLKIVFIPNYNVSTAEVMIPAADLSEQISTAGMEASGTGNMKFAINGALTIGTLDGANVEMRDWIGAENMVIFGMTAEEVEAARADGYNPRELIEGSKELSQALSAISSGVFSHDDPGRYADLIGGIYDHDWFMVAADFDAYAAAQRQVDAIWNDRTAWNVKAIRNTARMGWFSSDRAIREYARDIWGAL, from the coding sequence ATGAACAAAGTGACCAACCCCGATCTCCCCCTGCCCACGCCCCGCTCTCACGATGCCGACGAACTGGCCGCCAGCATCCTGGAAAAGCTGATCTATCAGGTCGGCAAGGACACGATCGTTGCCAAACCGCATGACTGGCTGCGCGCCGTCATTCTCGCGATCCGCGACCGGGTCACCGACAAGTGGATGGAATCCACGCGCAAGACCTATGAAGCCGGCTCCAAGCGGGTCTACTACCTGTCGCTGGAATTCCTGATCGGCCGGCTTTTGCGCGATGCAATATCAAACCTCGAAATGATCGACGCGATCAACAAGGCGCTCGCCAAGCTCGACGTCAATCTGGTCGAGATCGCCGGGCTCGAGCCCGATGCCGCGCTCGGCAATGGCGGTCTCGGGCGGCTTGCGGCCTGTTTCATGGAATCGATGGCGACGGTCGACGTGCCGGCCTATGGCTACGGCATCCGCTACGTCAACGGCCTGTTCCGACAGGAGATCGCGGACGGCTGGCAGGTGGAATTGCCGGAAAACTGGCTCGCTCACGGCAACCCCTGGGAATTCCACCGCCGCGAAAGCACCTATGAGATCAATTTCGGCGGCAAGGTCGACATCATCGAGGAAGGCGGCAAGGAGCCGCGCTATGTCTGGAAGCCGGCCGAACGGATGATGGCCGAGGCCTACGACACACCCGTCGTGGGCTGGCGCGCCAAGCGCGTCAACACGCTCCGGCTCTGGTCGGCGGACGCGATCGACCCGATCCTGCTCGACAAGTTCAACGCCGGCGACCATATCGGCGCACTGCAGGAAAGCACCAAGGCGGAGACGCTCACCCGCGTGCTCTACCCCGCCGACGCCAATCCGGCGGGCCAGGAACTCAGGCTGCGGCAGGAATATTTCTTCTCCTCCGCATCGCTGCAGGACATTCTCCGCCGCCACAAGCAGCAGTTCGGCGATCTCTCCAACCTGCCCGAGAAAGTCGCGATCCATCTCAACGACACCCATCCGGCGATTGCCGTGATCGAGATGATGCGACTTCTGATCGATATCCACGACATCGCCTTCGACGAGGCCTGGGATATGACGGTCAAGACCTTCGCCTACACAAATCATACGCTTCTGCCCGAAGCGCTGGAAACCTGGCCGGTGCCGCTGTTCGAGCGGCTGTTCCCGCGCCACATGCAGCTGATCTACCAGATCAACGCGAAGATCCTGCTGGAGGCCCGCAAGCAGAAGGGCGCCACCGACGAGGCGATCCGCCAGATCTCGCTGATCGACGAGGGCGGGGAGCGCAGGGTCCGCATGGGCAACATAGCCTTCCTCGGCTCGCATTCGATCAATGGCGTTTCGGCCCTGCATACCGAACTGATGAAGGAGACGGTGTTCTACAACCTGCACCGCATTCATCCCGACCGGATCAACAACAAGACCAACGGCATCACGCCAAGGCGCTGGCTGAAGGAGTGCAATCCGGGCCTCACCCGGCTGATCCGCGATGTCATCGGCGACGAGTTCCTCGACGACACCGAGAAGCTGAAGGCGCTCGACGCCTTCGCCGAGGATTCGAGCTTCCAGGAGCGGTTCGACGCGGTCAAGCGCGAGAACAAGGCGCGGCTCTCGAACCTGATCGGCGAACGGCTCGGCACCCGCATCGATCCGTCGGCGATCTTCGATATCCAGATCAAGCGCATCCATGAATACAAGCGCCAGCTTCTCAACATCATCGAGGCGGTCGCGCTCTACGACCAGATCCGCTCCCATCCGGAAATGGACTGGGTGCCGCGGGTGAAGCTGTTCGCCGGCAAGGCGGCACCCAGCTATCATAACGCCAAGCTGATCATCAAGCTCGCCAATGACGTCGCCCGCGTCATCAACAGCGATCCGGCGGTGCGCGGCCTGCTGAAGATCGTGTTCATCCCGAACTACAACGTCTCCACCGCCGAGGTCATGATCCCCGCCGCCGACCTTTCCGAGCAGATCTCGACGGCCGGCATGGAGGCATCGGGCACCGGCAACATGAAGTTCGCGATCAACGGCGCGCTCACGATCGGCACGCTCGACGGCGCCAATGTCGAAATGCGCGACTGGATCGGCGCGGAGAACATGGTGATCTTCGGCATGACCGCCGAGGAGGTCGAGGCGGCCCGCGCCGACGGCTACAATCCGCGCGAGTTGATCGAAGGCTCGAAGGAGCTGTCGCAGGCGCTGTCGGCGATCTCGTCGGGCGTGTTCTCCCATGACGATCCCGGCCGCTATGCCGATCTCATCGGCGGCATCTACGACCATGACTGGTTTATGGTGGCCGCCGATTTCGACGCCTACGCCGCCGCCCAGCGCCAGGTCGACGCGATATGGAACGATCGTACGGCGTGGAACGTTAAGGCAATACGGAACACTGCGCGTATGGGGTGGTTCTCCTCCGACAGGGCCATCAGGGAGTATGCTCGCGATATTTGGGGTGCCTTATGA
- the glgB gene encoding 1,4-alpha-glucan branching protein GlgB produces the protein MRQPEPVDPDKGGDFAPPRGDIEAILNATHGNAFSVLGIQKINGNLVARCFLPGAERVEAFDLEGEPLGVLTQIDQSGFFSGKLTLTTFVPIRYRARRGDVTWTVTDPYSFWPVLGPMDDYFVREGSHLRLFDKLGAHPMTHQGVKGFHFAVWAPNARRVSVVGSFNNWDGRRHMMRFRSDSGVWEIFAPEVEPGTPYKFEIIGSNGTLLPLKADPFARRSELRPQTASLTAAELEQEWDDEEHREHWAASDKRREPISIYEVHPGSWQRRDDGSFLSWDELADRLIPYCADMGFTHIEFLPVSEYPYDPSWGYQTTGLYAPTARFGEPEGFARFVNGCHKVGISVLLDWVPAHFPTDEHGLRNFDGTALYEHADPRKGFHPDWNTAIYNFDRTEVASYLLNNALYWGEKFHVDGLRVDAVASMLYLDYSRNYGEWIPNEYGGNANLGAVRFIQETNKAVYGQHPEMMTIAEESTTWPKVSQPVHEGGLGFGFKWNMGFMHDTLTYFGREPVHRKHHHQEITFGLTYAFTENFVLPLSHDEVVHGKGSLIAKMSGDDWQKFANLRAYYAFMWAYPGKKLLFMGQEFAQWSEWSEARALDWNLLDYNTHEGVRRLVRDLNFTYRAKPALHARDCEPEGFEWTIVDDHDNSVFAWQRKAPGEKPIVVVSNLTPVPRDGYHVPLPKAGIWREILNTDAEIYGGSGLGNGGRVRAESHGNGGISAGLMLPPLATIMLEPE, from the coding sequence ATGAGACAACCGGAGCCAGTCGATCCGGACAAAGGCGGGGATTTCGCCCCGCCGAGAGGAGACATCGAAGCCATTTTGAACGCCACGCATGGCAACGCCTTTTCCGTGCTGGGCATTCAGAAAATCAACGGCAATCTCGTTGCCCGGTGCTTCCTGCCGGGCGCGGAGCGCGTGGAGGCATTCGACCTTGAGGGCGAGCCTCTCGGCGTTTTGACTCAGATCGATCAGTCCGGTTTCTTTTCCGGTAAGTTGACGCTCACGACCTTCGTTCCGATCCGTTATCGCGCTCGGCGCGGCGACGTCACCTGGACGGTGACAGACCCCTACAGTTTCTGGCCGGTTCTGGGGCCGATGGACGATTATTTCGTTCGCGAAGGCTCCCATCTTCGCCTGTTCGACAAGCTCGGCGCTCACCCCATGACCCATCAGGGCGTGAAGGGCTTCCATTTCGCGGTATGGGCGCCGAATGCGCGCCGCGTTTCCGTGGTCGGCAGCTTCAACAACTGGGACGGCCGGCGGCACATGATGCGGTTCCGTTCCGATTCCGGTGTGTGGGAAATCTTCGCGCCCGAAGTCGAGCCTGGCACACCATACAAATTCGAAATCATCGGCTCCAACGGCACTCTCCTGCCGCTGAAGGCCGATCCCTTTGCCCGCCGCAGCGAATTGCGCCCGCAGACGGCGTCGCTGACGGCGGCCGAGCTGGAGCAGGAATGGGACGATGAGGAGCATCGCGAGCACTGGGCCGCAAGCGACAAGCGCCGCGAGCCGATCTCGATCTACGAGGTTCATCCGGGCTCATGGCAGCGTCGCGATGACGGGTCGTTTCTGTCCTGGGACGAACTCGCCGACCGGCTGATCCCCTATTGCGCCGACATGGGCTTCACCCATATCGAATTCCTGCCGGTCTCCGAATATCCCTACGACCCGTCCTGGGGCTACCAGACCACCGGGCTCTACGCGCCGACTGCCCGCTTCGGCGAGCCGGAGGGTTTCGCCCGCTTCGTCAATGGCTGCCACAAGGTCGGCATCAGCGTGCTGCTCGACTGGGTCCCGGCGCATTTTCCGACCGACGAGCACGGGTTGCGCAATTTCGACGGCACCGCGCTTTACGAACATGCCGATCCGCGCAAGGGATTTCATCCCGACTGGAACACCGCGATCTACAATTTCGATCGTACCGAGGTCGCCTCCTATCTTCTCAACAACGCGCTTTACTGGGGCGAGAAATTCCATGTCGACGGCCTGCGCGTCGATGCGGTGGCGTCGATGCTCTATCTCGACTACTCCCGCAATTACGGCGAATGGATTCCCAACGAATATGGCGGCAACGCCAATCTTGGCGCGGTGCGGTTCATCCAGGAAACCAACAAGGCGGTTTACGGCCAGCATCCCGAGATGATGACCATCGCCGAGGAATCGACCACCTGGCCGAAAGTGTCGCAGCCGGTCCATGAGGGCGGCCTCGGTTTCGGCTTCAAGTGGAACATGGGCTTCATGCACGACACGCTGACCTATTTCGGCCGCGAGCCGGTGCATCGCAAGCACCACCACCAGGAAATCACCTTCGGCCTAACCTATGCTTTCACGGAAAACTTCGTGCTGCCGCTCTCCCATGATGAGGTGGTGCACGGCAAGGGATCGCTGATCGCCAAGATGTCCGGCGACGACTGGCAGAAATTCGCCAATCTCCGGGCCTATTACGCCTTCATGTGGGCCTATCCCGGCAAGAAGCTCTTATTCATGGGCCAAGAATTCGCGCAGTGGAGCGAGTGGAGCGAGGCGCGCGCGCTGGACTGGAACCTGCTCGACTACAACACCCATGAGGGCGTGCGCCGGCTGGTGCGCGATCTGAACTTCACCTACCGCGCCAAGCCCGCGCTTCACGCCCGCGACTGCGAGCCGGAAGGCTTCGAGTGGACGATCGTCGACGATCACGACAATTCCGTCTTCGCCTGGCAGCGCAAGGCGCCGGGCGAAAAGCCGATCGTGGTTGTCAGCAACCTGACCCCCGTGCCGCGCGACGGCTACCACGTGCCGCTGCCCAAGGCCGGAATCTGGCGCGAGATCCTCAATACCGACGCCGAAATCTACGGCGGCAGCGGGCTGGGCAATGGCGGTCGGGTGCGCGCCGAGAGCCATGGCAATGGCGGCATTTCCGCCGGTCTGATGCTGCCGCCGCTCGCGACCATAATGCTGGAACCAGAGTAG
- the glgC gene encoding glucose-1-phosphate adenylyltransferase, protein MNNRMGQPLARDAMAYVLAGGRGSRLKELTDTRAKPAVYFGGKTRIIDFALSNALNSGIRRIGVATQYKAHSLIRHLHQGWNFFRPERNESFDVLPASQRVSETQWYEGTADAVYQNIDIIDSYGPEYMIILAGDHIYKMDYEMMLRQHVNDGADITIGCLEVPVEEAKGFGVMHVDENDRIVDFVEKPANPPGIPGNETMALASMGIYVFKTKFLFDCLYRDAADPTSSRDFGKDIVPYIVKNGKALAHRFSKSCIRSSYEEQAYWRDVGTLDAYWQANIDLTGVVPELDIYDKSWPIWSYSEVTPPAKFVHDDENRRGSAISSVVSGDCIISGSQLYKSLLFTGVRANSYSRLEGAVVLPRVHVGRHAQLRNVIIDHGVHIPEGLIVGEDPELDARRFRRTESGICLITQSMIDKLDT, encoded by the coding sequence ATGAACAATCGCATGGGACAGCCGCTGGCGCGTGACGCCATGGCCTATGTTCTGGCTGGCGGACGCGGGAGCCGCCTGAAGGAACTGACGGATACGCGCGCCAAGCCCGCCGTCTATTTCGGCGGCAAGACCCGGATCATCGATTTCGCGCTGTCGAACGCGCTCAATTCCGGCATCCGCCGCATCGGGGTCGCGACCCAGTACAAGGCGCATTCACTGATCCGCCACCTGCATCAGGGCTGGAACTTCTTCCGCCCGGAGCGGAATGAGAGTTTCGACGTGCTGCCCGCCTCCCAGCGCGTGTCGGAGACGCAGTGGTATGAGGGCACCGCCGACGCGGTCTACCAAAACATCGACATCATCGATTCCTACGGTCCGGAATACATGATCATTCTGGCCGGCGACCATATTTACAAGATGGACTACGAGATGATGCTGCGCCAGCACGTCAACGACGGCGCCGATATCACGATCGGCTGCCTGGAAGTGCCGGTGGAGGAGGCCAAGGGTTTCGGCGTCATGCATGTCGATGAGAACGACCGGATCGTCGATTTCGTCGAAAAGCCCGCCAATCCGCCCGGCATTCCCGGAAACGAGACGATGGCGCTCGCCTCGATGGGCATCTACGTCTTCAAGACCAAGTTCCTGTTCGATTGCCTCTACCGCGATGCCGCCGACCCGACCTCCAGCCGCGATTTCGGCAAGGATATCGTCCCCTATATCGTCAAGAACGGCAAGGCGCTGGCGCACCGCTTCTCCAAGAGCTGCATCCGTTCCAGCTACGAGGAGCAGGCCTATTGGCGCGATGTCGGGACGCTCGATGCCTACTGGCAGGCCAATATCGACCTGACCGGCGTGGTGCCCGAACTCGATATCTACGACAAGTCCTGGCCGATCTGGTCCTACTCGGAAGTCACCCCGCCGGCGAAATTCGTGCATGACGACGAGAACCGGCGCGGTTCGGCGATCTCCTCCGTGGTTTCGGGCGATTGCATCATTTCCGGTTCGCAACTCTATAAAAGCCTGCTGTTTACCGGCGTGCGCGCCAATTCCTATTCCCGCCTCGAGGGCGCGGTCGTCCTGCCGCGCGTGCATGTCGGCCGCCACGCCCAGCTCAGAAACGTGATCATCGACCACGGCGTTCATATTCCCGAAGGCCTCATTGTCGGCGAGGACCCCGAGCTCGACGCCCGCCGTTTCCGCCGCACCGAAAGCGGCATCTGCCTCATCACGCAGTCAATGATCGATAAACTGGACACATAA
- the glgA gene encoding glycogen synthase GlgA, translated as MKVLSVASEIYPLIKTGGLADVAGALPLALAAYGIHTRTLIPGYPAVMKAIGDKAEKVITLYDLFGEQANVLEARHDGLDLLILDAPALFNRFGNPYNAPHGEGYSDNWRRFGALSKAAADIAASAIPGWEPDLVHAHDWQAALTPVYMRFAPTPEKPSILTIHNIAFQGNFDTGIFPWLGLPDHALAVDGVEYYGKVSFLKGGLQTAWAVTTVSPTYAREIQTPQYGMGLEGLISARAHTVHGIVNGIDTDVWDPATDDTIVSRYSAHKPKGRVENRQAVGETFGLDNDDSPIFSVVSRLTWQKGMDILAAVVGDLVAMGGKLVVLGSGEPGLEEAFRNAARYYPGRVGTIIGYDEKLSHMVQAGADAILVPSRFEPCGLTQLYALRYGCIPVVARTGGLADTVIDANPAALAVNAATGVQFSPVEPWSLSHAIRRTINLYDDKKTWLAMQKQGMKSDVSWKASAGLYADLYKQLDLMVSKP; from the coding sequence ATGAAGGTTCTTTCCGTCGCCTCGGAAATCTATCCCCTGATCAAGACGGGAGGGCTTGCAGACGTCGCTGGCGCGCTGCCGCTTGCGCTGGCGGCATACGGCATCCACACCCGCACCCTGATCCCCGGCTATCCGGCGGTGATGAAGGCGATCGGCGACAAGGCCGAAAAGGTGATCACGCTCTATGATCTATTCGGCGAGCAGGCAAACGTGCTTGAAGCCCGCCATGACGGTCTGGACCTTCTCATCCTCGACGCCCCTGCCCTGTTCAACCGTTTCGGCAATCCCTACAATGCGCCGCACGGCGAGGGTTATTCCGACAACTGGCGGCGTTTTGGCGCGCTCTCGAAAGCGGCAGCCGATATCGCCGCCAGCGCCATTCCCGGCTGGGAGCCCGATCTGGTGCATGCCCATGACTGGCAGGCGGCGCTTACGCCGGTCTATATGCGGTTCGCGCCAACGCCGGAAAAACCGTCGATCCTCACCATTCACAACATCGCCTTCCAGGGCAATTTCGACACGGGGATTTTCCCCTGGCTCGGCCTTCCCGACCATGCGCTCGCCGTGGACGGCGTCGAATATTACGGCAAGGTGAGTTTCCTGAAGGGCGGCCTGCAGACCGCATGGGCGGTCACCACGGTCAGTCCGACCTATGCCCGGGAAATCCAGACCCCGCAATATGGCATGGGTCTGGAAGGCCTGATCTCGGCCCGCGCCCACACCGTGCACGGCATCGTCAACGGCATCGACACCGATGTCTGGGACCCGGCAACCGACGACACCATCGTCAGCCGCTATTCCGCGCACAAACCGAAGGGTCGGGTTGAAAACCGGCAGGCCGTGGGCGAGACCTTCGGCCTCGACAACGACGATTCCCCGATCTTCTCCGTCGTATCGCGCCTGACATGGCAGAAGGGGATGGATATCCTCGCCGCCGTTGTCGGCGATCTGGTCGCCATGGGCGGCAAGCTCGTCGTGCTCGGCTCTGGCGAACCGGGGCTTGAGGAAGCCTTCCGCAATGCCGCGCGTTATTACCCCGGCCGGGTCGGCACCATTATCGGCTACGATGAGAAACTGTCGCATATGGTGCAGGCCGGCGCCGACGCCATTCTCGTGCCCTCGCGGTTCGAGCCCTGCGGCCTGACCCAGCTCTACGCCCTGCGCTATGGCTGCATTCCCGTGGTCGCGCGCACCGGCGGGCTGGCCGATACCGTGATCGACGCCAACCCGGCCGCCCTCGCCGTCAACGCAGCCACCGGCGTCCAGTTCTCTCCGGTCGAGCCATGGTCGCTGTCGCATGCCATACGCCGCACGATCAACCTCTACGACGACAAGAAAACCTGGCTCGCCATGCAAAAGCAGGGCATGAAGAGCGATGTGTCGTGGAAGGCCAGCGCCGGTCTCTACGCCGATCTTTACAAGCAACTCGATTTGATGGTGTCGAAACCATGA